One Streptomyces drozdowiczii DNA segment encodes these proteins:
- a CDS encoding UDP-N-acetylmuramoyl-tripeptide--D-alanyl-D-alanine ligase, protein MIALSLAEIAEIVGGQTHDIPDPAVTVSGPVVIDSRKVTPGSLFVAFAGERADGHDYAERAVEAGAALVLATRPVGVPAIVVDDVVAALGALSRAVVGRLGATVVALTGSAGKTSTKDLIAQLLERKGPTVYPEGNLNNEIGLPLTALRATDETKHLVLEMGARYIGDIRYLTGLVPPRIGLVLNVGSAHIGEFGGKEQIAQAKGEMVESLPEDGIAVLNADDPLVRAMSSRTKARVVLFGEGADADVRGEDVHLTDDGRPAFRLRTPTGCSEVTMRLYGEHHVSNALAAAAVAHELGLSADEIAEGLSEAGSLSRWRMEVTERPDGVTFVNDAYNANPESMKAALRALVAMGKGRRTWAVLGLMAELGDASLAEHDAVGRLAVRLNVSKLVAVGGREASWLQLGAYNEGSWGEESVHVSDAQAAVDLLRRELRPGDVVLVKASRSVGLEQVVTALLENATEGEVAGR, encoded by the coding sequence GTGATCGCCCTTTCCCTCGCCGAGATCGCCGAAATCGTCGGCGGGCAGACGCACGACATACCGGATCCGGCAGTAACCGTCAGCGGACCGGTCGTCATCGACTCCCGCAAGGTGACCCCCGGCAGCCTCTTCGTCGCCTTCGCCGGCGAACGGGCCGACGGCCACGACTACGCCGAGCGCGCCGTCGAGGCGGGCGCGGCCCTCGTCCTGGCCACCCGGCCCGTCGGCGTGCCCGCGATCGTCGTGGACGACGTCGTGGCCGCCCTCGGGGCGCTCTCCCGCGCCGTCGTCGGCCGCCTCGGCGCCACCGTCGTGGCCCTCACCGGCTCCGCGGGCAAGACCTCCACCAAGGACCTCATCGCGCAACTCCTGGAGCGCAAGGGGCCCACCGTCTACCCGGAGGGCAACCTCAACAACGAGATCGGCCTGCCGCTCACCGCGCTGCGCGCCACCGACGAGACCAAGCACCTGGTCCTCGAAATGGGCGCCCGCTACATCGGGGACATCCGCTACCTCACCGGACTCGTCCCGCCGCGCATCGGCCTCGTGCTCAACGTCGGCAGCGCGCACATCGGCGAGTTCGGCGGCAAGGAGCAGATCGCCCAGGCCAAGGGCGAGATGGTCGAGTCGCTCCCCGAGGACGGCATCGCCGTGCTCAACGCCGACGACCCTCTCGTACGCGCCATGTCCTCCCGTACCAAGGCCCGCGTCGTCCTCTTCGGAGAGGGCGCGGATGCGGACGTACGGGGTGAAGACGTGCACCTCACCGACGACGGACGCCCCGCGTTCCGCCTCCGAACACCCACCGGGTGCAGCGAGGTGACCATGCGCCTGTACGGTGAGCACCACGTGTCGAACGCGCTCGCCGCGGCCGCCGTCGCCCATGAGCTGGGCCTGTCCGCAGACGAGATCGCCGAAGGGCTCTCCGAGGCGGGCTCCCTCTCCCGCTGGCGTATGGAGGTCACCGAGCGTCCGGACGGCGTGACGTTCGTCAATGACGCCTACAACGCCAACCCCGAATCCATGAAGGCAGCGCTCCGCGCGCTGGTCGCCATGGGGAAGGGGCGTCGTACGTGGGCGGTGCTCGGCCTCATGGCCGAGCTGGGCGACGCCTCGCTCGCCGAGCACGACGCGGTCGGACGGCTCGCCGTCCGACTCAACGTCAGCAAGCTCGTCGCGGTCGGGGGCAGAGAAGCCTCCTGGCTGCAACTGGGCGCATACAACGAGGGTTCGTGGGGTGAGGAGTCGGTGCACGTGTCCGACGCACAGGCTGCCGTCGACCTGTTGCGCAGGGAACTGCGCCCGGGAGACGTGGTGCTGGTGAAGGCGTCCCGGTCGGTCGGCCTCGAGCAGGTCGTCACAGCACTGCTGGAGAACGCGACCGAGGGCGAGGTCGCGGGCCGATGA
- the murG gene encoding undecaprenyldiphospho-muramoylpentapeptide beta-N-acetylglucosaminyltransferase, translating into MHVVLAGGGTAGHIEPALALADALRRQDPSVGITALGTERGLETRLVPERGYELALIPAVPLPRKPTPELITVPGRLRGTIKAAEQILERTRADCVVGFGGYVALPGYLAAKRAGVPIVVHEANARPGLANKIGSRYAHGVAVSTPDSKLRGARYIGIPLRRTIATLDRARVRPEARAAFGLDPNLPTLLVSGGSQGARHLNEVVQRVAPLLQRSGIQILHVVGPKNELPRVDNMPGMPPYIPVPYVDRMDLAYAAADMMLCRAGAMTVAELSAVGLPAAYVPLPIGNGEQRLNAQPVVNAGGGLLVDDAALTPEWVQGNVLPVLSDPHRLYEMSRAAAEFGRRDADDLLVGMVYEAIAARRNA; encoded by the coding sequence GTGCATGTCGTACTCGCCGGCGGGGGGACCGCCGGCCACATCGAGCCCGCGCTTGCCCTCGCGGACGCCCTGCGCAGGCAGGACCCGAGCGTGGGGATCACCGCTCTCGGCACGGAGCGCGGACTCGAGACCAGACTCGTACCCGAGCGGGGATACGAGCTGGCGCTGATCCCGGCCGTACCGCTGCCGCGCAAGCCGACCCCCGAACTCATCACCGTCCCGGGCCGGCTGCGCGGCACCATCAAGGCCGCCGAGCAGATCCTGGAACGCACCAGGGCCGACTGCGTGGTCGGCTTCGGCGGCTACGTGGCCCTGCCGGGCTACCTCGCCGCCAAGCGCGCCGGCGTCCCGATCGTGGTCCACGAGGCCAACGCCCGCCCCGGCCTGGCCAACAAGATCGGCTCGCGGTACGCGCACGGCGTCGCCGTCTCCACGCCCGACAGCAAGCTGCGCGGCGCCCGCTACATCGGCATCCCGCTCCGCCGCACCATCGCCACCCTCGACCGGGCCCGGGTCCGCCCCGAGGCGCGCGCGGCGTTCGGCCTCGACCCCAACCTGCCGACGCTGCTGGTCTCCGGCGGCTCGCAGGGCGCCCGCCACCTCAACGAGGTGGTGCAGCGTGTTGCTCCGCTGCTCCAGCGCTCCGGCATCCAGATCCTGCACGTGGTCGGGCCGAAGAACGAACTGCCGCGCGTGGACAACATGCCCGGGATGCCCCCCTACATCCCGGTACCGTACGTGGACCGGATGGATCTCGCGTACGCCGCGGCCGACATGATGCTCTGCCGTGCGGGCGCGATGACCGTCGCCGAACTCTCCGCCGTCGGACTGCCCGCCGCCTACGTCCCGTTGCCCATCGGCAACGGCGAACAGCGGCTCAACGCCCAGCCGGTGGTCAACGCCGGCGGCGGTCTGCTGGTGGACGACGCCGCGCTCACCCCCGAGTGGGTGCAGGGCAACGTCCTCCCGGTGCTGTCCGATCCGCACCGGTTGTATGAAATGTCCCGGGCCGCCGCCGAGTTCGGCCGCCGGGACGCCGACGATCTGCTGGTCGGCATGGTGTACGAGGCGATTGCCGCACGCCGTAACGCGTGA
- the murD gene encoding UDP-N-acetylmuramoyl-L-alanine--D-glutamate ligase, with the protein MSNVDWQGKHVTVAGLGVSGIPAARVLHGLGAVVTVVNDGDDERSRAQAAELEAQGIAVRLGDGDTLPESTELIVTAPGWKPGKPLFAAAAEAGVPVWGDVELAWRLRGQDGREPAPWLAVTGTNGKTTTVRMLASILEAAGLRTAAVGNIGVSLLDAVLGEEAYDVLAVELSSYQLHWAPSLRAHSAAVLNLAPDHLDWHGSMEAYAADKGRIYEGNRIACVYNAADPATEDLVREADVEEGCRAIGFTLGTPGPSQLGVVDGILVDRAFVQNRQKQAQELAEVADVNPPAPHNIANALAAAALARAYGVAPAAVRDGLRNFRPDPHRIEHVADVAGVAYVDDSKATNTHAAEASLAAYDSIVWIAGGLAKGATFDELVTGCAKRLRGVVLMGADRALIREALARHAPEVPVVDLDRTDTGAMSEAVREAARLARPGDTVLMAPACASMDMFVNYNKRGEAFADAVRARAAESV; encoded by the coding sequence GTGAGCAACGTGGACTGGCAGGGCAAGCACGTCACGGTCGCCGGGCTCGGGGTCTCCGGAATCCCGGCGGCCCGGGTGCTGCACGGCCTCGGCGCCGTCGTCACCGTGGTCAACGACGGCGACGACGAGCGCTCCCGCGCCCAGGCGGCCGAGCTGGAGGCGCAGGGCATCGCCGTGCGCCTCGGCGACGGCGACACCCTGCCCGAGTCCACCGAGCTGATCGTCACCGCCCCCGGCTGGAAGCCCGGCAAGCCGCTGTTCGCCGCGGCCGCCGAGGCGGGCGTCCCGGTCTGGGGCGACGTCGAACTCGCCTGGCGGCTGCGCGGCCAGGACGGCCGCGAACCGGCCCCCTGGCTCGCGGTCACCGGCACCAACGGCAAGACCACGACCGTACGGATGCTCGCCTCCATCCTGGAGGCCGCCGGGCTGCGCACCGCCGCCGTCGGCAACATCGGCGTCTCCCTGCTGGACGCCGTCCTCGGCGAGGAGGCGTACGACGTACTCGCCGTCGAACTCTCCAGCTACCAGCTGCACTGGGCGCCCTCGCTGCGCGCCCACTCCGCCGCCGTGCTCAACCTGGCCCCCGACCACCTCGACTGGCACGGCTCCATGGAGGCGTACGCCGCCGACAAGGGCCGGATCTACGAGGGCAACCGGATCGCCTGCGTGTACAACGCGGCCGACCCGGCCACCGAGGACCTGGTGCGCGAGGCGGACGTCGAGGAGGGCTGCCGGGCCATCGGCTTCACCCTCGGTACGCCGGGGCCCTCGCAACTCGGCGTGGTGGACGGCATCCTGGTCGACCGGGCGTTCGTGCAGAACCGCCAGAAGCAGGCCCAGGAGCTGGCCGAGGTCGCGGACGTGAATCCGCCGGCCCCGCACAACATCGCCAACGCCCTGGCCGCCGCGGCCCTGGCCCGCGCCTACGGTGTCGCGCCCGCCGCCGTGCGGGACGGGCTGCGGAACTTCCGCCCCGACCCGCACCGCATCGAGCACGTCGCGGACGTGGCCGGGGTCGCGTACGTGGACGACTCCAAGGCCACCAACACGCACGCCGCCGAAGCCTCGCTCGCCGCCTACGACTCCATCGTCTGGATCGCCGGCGGCCTCGCCAAGGGCGCCACCTTCGACGAGCTGGTGACCGGGTGCGCCAAGCGGCTCCGGGGCGTCGTGCTGATGGGCGCGGACCGGGCCCTGATCCGCGAAGCCCTCGCGCGACACGCCCCCGAGGTACCCGTGGTCGACCTCGACCGGACCGACACTGGGGCGATGTCCGAGGCGGTCCGCGAAGCCGCACGGCTCGCCCGGCCGGGCGACACCGTACTGATGGCCCCGGCCTGCGCCTCCATGGACATGTTCGTCAACTACAACAAGCGGGGCGAGGCATTCGCGGACGCCGTCCGCGCGCGCGCCGCCGAGAGCGTCTGA
- a CDS encoding cell division protein FtsQ/DivIB: MAGPTTAQRGAGKQEDAPDRPPRPGPEGRRVSRRRLLLLIAGAVLLLGSGVIWALYGSSWLRVEQVRITGVRVLTPAEVERAAAVPMGAPLVSADTGAIEKRLRQKLPRIDEVDVVRSWPHGIGLKVTERKPVLLVKKGGKFIEVDDEGVHFATVDKSPGHVPLLEMATGRSASLRRFGSDRLVREAVRVAGDLPDGVAEDTRVVRVDSYDAISLELGGDRTVMWGSSGAGAAKAKVLTALMKAAPKAGHFDVSAPTAPAVSGG; encoded by the coding sequence GTGGCCGGACCGACGACCGCCCAGCGCGGTGCAGGGAAGCAGGAGGACGCCCCGGACCGGCCGCCGCGCCCAGGCCCCGAGGGGCGCCGCGTCTCCCGGCGCCGGCTGCTGCTCCTGATCGCCGGAGCCGTGCTGCTGCTCGGCTCCGGCGTCATCTGGGCGCTGTACGGCTCCTCCTGGCTGCGGGTCGAACAGGTCAGGATCACCGGCGTCCGGGTGCTGACGCCGGCCGAGGTGGAACGGGCCGCGGCGGTGCCAATGGGCGCCCCGCTCGTCTCCGCGGACACCGGCGCCATCGAGAAGAGGTTGCGCCAGAAGTTGCCTCGTATCGACGAGGTGGATGTCGTTCGGTCATGGCCGCACGGCATCGGACTTAAGGTGACCGAACGAAAGCCGGTCCTGTTGGTGAAAAAGGGCGGAAAGTTCATCGAAGTGGACGACGAGGGCGTGCACTTCGCGACGGTGGACAAGTCGCCCGGGCATGTGCCTCTGCTGGAAATGGCCACGGGCCGTTCCGCGAGTCTGCGCCGCTTCGGCAGTGACCGGCTGGTGCGGGAAGCGGTCCGGGTCGCGGGTGACCTCCCGGACGGCGTCGCCGAGGACACCCGGGTCGTCCGGGTCGACTCGTACGACGCCATCTCCCTGGAACTCGGCGGGGATCGCACGGTGATGTGGGGAAGCAGCGGAGCGGGCGCGGCGAAGGCGAAAGTCCTCACCGCTCTCATGAAGGCCGCCCCCAAAGCGGGACACTTCGACGTGAGTGCCCCCACCGCCCCCGCGGTGTCGGGTGGTTGA
- a CDS encoding UDP-N-acetylmuramoyl-L-alanyl-D-glutamate--2,6-diaminopimelate ligase: MTTITPDPGNRNENLRSPGPSLRERPGEPGTLTAVPHAEQSRTTQKDAPVNYPGAPRPDRLRPTSLVTLAERLGLEPPGTGDITGITHDSRAVRPGDLYAALPGARLHGADFATQAAGLGAAAILTDPSGADRARATGVPVLVTENPRARMGELAAEIYGHPGTDLLQIGITGTSGKTTTAYLVEGGFRGAGRATGLIGTVEMRIGDERIKSERTTPEATDLQALFAVMRERGADAVTMEVSSHALVLGRVDGCVFDVAVFNNLSPEHMEFHSGMEDYFQAKAQLFTPQRSRRGVVNYDDEYGRRLVTEATVPITTFSAEGHPDADWRAEDVVVGQLGSTFTVVGPDGARATAKAPLPGPFNVANTLAAIVALAVAGIDPQTAADGIATVPGVPGRLERIDAGQPYLALVDYAHKTDAVESVLRSLRKVTKGRLHIVLGCGGDRDTTKRGPMGAAAARLADTAVLTSDNPRSEDPLGILAAMLAGAAEVPVHERGDVLVDADRAAAVAAAVARAEPGDTVLVAGKGHEQGQDVHGVVRPFDDRIVLREAIERSLGHEGAGPRASHHENNSQG, encoded by the coding sequence GTGACAACCATCACCCCCGACCCCGGGAACCGGAACGAGAACCTCCGTTCGCCCGGCCCCTCACTTCGCGAGAGGCCGGGTGAGCCCGGTACGCTCACCGCCGTGCCCCACGCCGAACAGTCCCGAACGACCCAGAAGGACGCACCTGTGAACTACCCGGGAGCGCCTCGCCCGGACCGCCTGCGGCCCACCTCCCTGGTCACGCTGGCAGAGCGGCTCGGACTTGAACCGCCGGGCACCGGCGACATCACCGGCATCACCCACGACTCCCGTGCGGTGCGCCCCGGAGACCTGTACGCGGCCCTGCCCGGCGCCCGCCTGCACGGCGCCGACTTCGCCACCCAGGCGGCCGGCCTCGGCGCGGCGGCCATCCTCACCGACCCCTCCGGCGCCGACCGCGCCCGGGCCACCGGCGTGCCGGTCCTGGTCACCGAGAACCCGCGCGCCCGGATGGGCGAACTCGCCGCCGAGATCTACGGCCACCCCGGCACCGACCTCCTCCAGATCGGCATCACCGGCACCTCCGGCAAGACCACCACCGCCTACCTGGTCGAGGGCGGCTTCCGCGGCGCCGGACGCGCCACCGGGCTCATCGGCACGGTGGAGATGCGGATCGGCGACGAGCGCATCAAGTCCGAGCGCACCACGCCCGAAGCCACCGATCTCCAGGCCCTGTTCGCCGTCATGCGCGAACGCGGCGCCGACGCCGTCACCATGGAGGTCTCCAGCCACGCGCTGGTCCTCGGCCGGGTCGACGGCTGCGTCTTCGACGTCGCCGTCTTCAACAACCTCAGCCCGGAGCACATGGAGTTCCACTCCGGCATGGAGGACTACTTCCAGGCCAAGGCCCAGCTCTTCACCCCGCAGCGCAGCAGGCGGGGCGTCGTCAACTACGACGACGAGTACGGCCGCAGGCTCGTCACCGAGGCGACGGTGCCCATCACGACCTTCTCCGCCGAGGGCCACCCGGACGCCGACTGGCGCGCCGAGGACGTCGTCGTCGGCCAGCTCGGCTCCACCTTCACCGTCGTCGGTCCGGACGGCGCACGGGCCACCGCCAAGGCCCCGCTGCCCGGCCCGTTCAACGTCGCCAACACACTGGCCGCGATCGTCGCCCTCGCCGTCGCCGGCATCGACCCGCAGACCGCGGCGGACGGCATCGCGACCGTCCCCGGGGTGCCCGGCCGGCTGGAGCGGATCGACGCCGGACAGCCCTACCTCGCCCTGGTCGACTACGCGCACAAGACCGACGCCGTCGAGTCCGTGCTGCGGTCCCTGCGCAAGGTCACCAAGGGCCGGCTGCACATCGTCCTCGGCTGCGGCGGCGACCGCGACACCACCAAGCGCGGCCCGATGGGCGCGGCGGCGGCCCGGCTCGCCGACACCGCCGTACTGACCTCCGACAACCCCCGCTCCGAGGACCCCCTCGGCATCCTCGCCGCGATGCTCGCGGGCGCCGCCGAGGTGCCCGTCCACGAGCGCGGCGACGTCCTGGTCGACGCCGACCGCGCCGCGGCCGTCGCCGCCGCGGTGGCCCGGGCCGAGCCCGGCGACACCGTGCTCGTCGCCGGCAAGGGCCACGAGCAGGGCCAGGACGTCCACGGCGTCGTCCGCCCCTTCGACGACCGGATCGTCCTGCGCGAGGCCATCGAGCGCTCCCTGGGGCACGAAGGCGCCGGGCCCCGTGCCTCCCACCACGAGAACAACAGTCAGGGATGA
- the mraY gene encoding phospho-N-acetylmuramoyl-pentapeptide-transferase, whose translation MRQILFAGAIGLFLTLVGTPLLIKLLARKGYGQFIRDDGPRTHGSKKGTPTMGGIAFILATLIAYFLAKVITGEEMRFSGVLVLFLMAGMGLVGFLDDYIKIVKQRSLGLRAKAKMAGQLIVGIAFAVLSLQFADARGNTPASDKLSFVEDFGWSIGPVLFVVWALFMILAMSNGVNLTDGLDGLATGASVMVFGAYTFIGLWQFQESCANAGTLTNPSACFEVRDPLDLAVVASALMGSCFGFLWWNTSPAKIFMGDTGSLALGGALAGLAICSRTEFLMAILGGLFVMITMSVVIQVGSFKMTGKRVFRMAPLQHHFELKGWSEVLVVVRFWIIQGMCVIVGLGLFYAGWAAKK comes from the coding sequence ATGAGGCAGATCCTCTTCGCGGGAGCCATCGGGCTCTTCCTGACCCTGGTCGGCACGCCGCTGCTGATCAAGCTCCTGGCCCGCAAGGGATACGGGCAGTTCATCCGCGACGACGGCCCGCGTACCCACGGGTCCAAGAAGGGCACGCCCACGATGGGCGGCATCGCCTTCATCCTGGCGACGCTCATCGCGTACTTCCTGGCGAAGGTGATCACCGGCGAGGAGATGCGCTTCTCCGGTGTGCTGGTCCTCTTCCTGATGGCCGGCATGGGACTCGTCGGCTTCCTGGACGACTACATCAAGATCGTCAAGCAGCGCTCGCTCGGTCTGCGCGCCAAGGCGAAGATGGCCGGCCAGCTGATAGTCGGGATCGCCTTCGCGGTGCTCTCGCTCCAGTTCGCCGACGCCCGCGGCAACACCCCGGCCTCCGACAAGCTCTCGTTCGTCGAGGACTTCGGCTGGTCGATCGGCCCGGTGCTGTTCGTCGTCTGGGCGCTGTTCATGATCCTCGCCATGTCCAACGGCGTGAACCTGACGGACGGTCTGGACGGCCTGGCCACCGGCGCGTCGGTGATGGTCTTCGGCGCGTACACCTTCATCGGGCTCTGGCAGTTCCAGGAGTCCTGCGCCAACGCCGGCACCCTCACGAACCCGAGCGCCTGTTTCGAAGTGCGCGACCCGCTCGACCTCGCGGTCGTGGCCTCCGCGCTGATGGGCTCCTGCTTCGGCTTCCTGTGGTGGAACACCTCGCCGGCCAAGATCTTCATGGGGGACACCGGCTCGCTCGCCCTCGGCGGCGCGCTCGCCGGCCTGGCGATCTGCTCGCGCACCGAATTCCTGATGGCCATCCTCGGCGGCCTCTTCGTGATGATCACGATGTCCGTCGTCATCCAGGTCGGCTCGTTCAAGATGACCGGCAAGCGGGTCTTCCGGATGGCCCCGCTCCAGCACCACTTCGAACTCAAGGGCTGGTCCGAAGTCCTTGTCGTGGTCCGCTTCTGGATCATCCAGGGCATGTGCGTGATCGTCGGACTCGGCCTCTTCTACGCAGGATGGGCAGCCAAGAAGTGA